GAGTTTTTCTGGCAAGTTTTTTAACTAGGCAGCAACGGAAATCATACTACGAAGAAGGTTTCAGCAGCAACAATAAGACCTTTTAGTAACAAGGCACACACACGAAGAACTATTCCAgagtggttagataatcttttgctcggTAGCAAGGTTccaccgggaagttaagtttgctacctaacaaaggttacccgaccgttcagAAGTACAAGTCACTAGGggattgttagatagtctttggaTTGATaacataaattcctaaggggaagagAAGTTTGTTACCAAACtgaagattatctagcaattcattagtggaatcCTCCAAGGTGCAAATGTTCCAGTGTTCAAATTCACATTCTTTGCATTCGAACACTAAggggatgatatgaggatacggcaACAATGACTGCCATGTCGACCGGAATACGAAAACCAAAAACATAGTTATATCATTAGGACCGGTGACTGTgcggccagccccgtagaaacaagttgtacaagttagccacaagaaatgacaatttctttttagcataacgaatgcttatgtactttttgaaaatggaaggaataaagtaaagtccttttatttctatcttgtttcttgtctgaacgatgaattgattttgtcatttgaaagttaaacaagtacttcaaatgctagtatcgtaatgaacaggagacgtcctcttcaagagcaccgaaaacataagagggccctctcttataaaaaccatcatgataaagggttgatttcggaagaacttGTGCCCGAAATCCAAATGGTTTCGGGGGAAAATACACCCTAGTTTCATCTCCAATTGAACTAGTTCCAGCACTTCCCCCTTGATTTCTCTGCATACAAATAACAAAGCAAATATTAGTAATTGAATTCATCTGATAATGAGCACAAAGAACATTAATACTTACTGTTGATGGACATTCTTTCTTGTTATGTCCAAGAGTCTTGCACAAAAAATATCTCATTTGTCTCCCTATCCTTGTACCCTTCCCAAACTTCTTTTTTGGTTCATCAGCAgcttttctcctttctttctttggCCTTCCTAGCATTGCAGTTATAACAGGTGGCTCAATAGCTGGCAGTGTGCTTTTTGGCCACAAATTCATACTAGTTAAAGGTTGAATGAATCTGTTATATGCCTTAAGGTAGGTATCATTTCCCTATACCAATGGCCAACATATGGCTCAACCTTATAGTTCTTATAATGTATTGATGTAATTGCATGTGCACATGGAATTTCTTTGAGTTACCATGATCTACAAGTACAAGAACACCTCCTAAAGTCAACAATATGTTTATATGGCCCATCCTGGATCTCATACCCTGTTTCACCATCAAATTTGACTTCACATTTTGCTGCCCTTTGAGCATTATCTCCAAGCATTTTCATATCCATGGGTGATATATCACCTACCCATTTTCTAGAAAACTCTCTCATGCTATTCATTCTCTCCATACACTTGATTCTAATTTCTTCTAACATAGTAATGATAGATTTGTGCCTAGCTGTCAATATCCAACTATTGAATATCTCACACATGTTGTTCTCCATTACATCACACTTGCTATGTTCTTTGAAGTATGTCCTATACCATGTCTTCTTGTTGTATTTCAGTAAGTCTTGAACAATATCTCCACCCAGCTGGTCCATTTCATCCACCTTCTTGCTAAAGTAAACTTCAAATGTAGCTCTTGCACACTGCCAgaattttttccttctttcctcGCCAGGCCAAGTTTGCTTCCAATTAGCCCAGATATGTCTAGCACACCACCTCATCTCAGAATTTGGCAATAACTAAGTTATTGCTAGATAAAAACTCTACAATCAACAATATTATATTGttataacttaaatataaatgAAAACAATTACATTTTAAAGACAAAGTGTTAGAAACCATACCTTCTGCATATCAGACATAATTGCCAACCCTTCTCCTTCAGTTTCTGTCAAGTTCAGATCATGCTCGAGACATCTGATAAACTAAGACCATGTATCCTTTGATTCCTTTTCAACTACTGCCCAAGCCACATGgtacatttaattattttcatccTTAAAAATGCAGGAAAGCAGTTCACCTTTACATATTCCCTTTAGGAATGCACCATCAAAGCCAATTATATTTCTGCACCCTTCTAACCATCCAGTTTTTAATTCTTCAAGACAAATATAAATGCCCATAAACACCTCCTTGCTAGGTTCTGCATTCGTAGATGTCCTTATCACTGCAGTAGTGCCATGATTAGTAGACTTTAGCATTTCAACATAATCATGAAGCCTAGCAAATTCTTTCTTGTAATCACCCATATTTCTCCTTCATAACTATCATTTTTGCTCTTCTGCATGAAGTTTAACTCACATACAGACCATATGCTTTCCTAACTaaggcttgaatttgatgaagCTTAATTTGAGGCTCACTGATTATTCTGTCTTTGAAATATTTTACAATCCATGGTAGGTTACACATCTTGTTCCTTGTCTTCTTCTAGCATTTGTGGACAGGGTAGTATGTAATCACCCTAAAATTCCTAGTGCTACCTTCTATGCTGCCAAGAATATGCCATGTACGACCTTTCTTTGTGCAGTTTGCCCTAACCCTTTCCCTCTTATTAGGTTTCAACTTAAGGTTCACACTTTTTTGAATAGAATAGGTCTGCAATGCCTCCCTAACCTGTACAACATTCTCAAATAtcatatacaattcaaataatattttttttgcaaCTTGTGTCAAAATAGAACTTCTTACTTGGATTCCTAACTGGTACATCCCTTACTTCATTAGGTCCAACAAGTTCTTTTTCATCATTACTACACTTACTACCTGGATCTGAGCTATCAAAATACTGGTCATCCCCTCCTAGTTTCCCTTcatattttttccttttgttcttATGCATATCTTCAAAACCAGAATCTATAC
The sequence above is drawn from the Nicotiana tabacum cultivar K326 chromosome 13, ASM71507v2, whole genome shotgun sequence genome and encodes:
- the LOC107763295 gene encoding uncharacterized protein LOC107763295; protein product: MGDYKKEFARLHDYVEMLKSTNHGTTAVIRTSTNAEPSKEVFMGIYICLEELKTGWLEGCRNIIGFDGAFLKGICKETEGEGLAIMSDMQKLLPNSEMRWCARHIWANWKQTWPGEERRKKFWQCARATFEVYFSKKVDEMDQLGGDIVQDLLKYNKKTWYRTYFKEHSKCDVMENNMCEIFNSWILTARHKSIITMLEEIRIKCMERMNSMREFSRKWVGDISPMDMKMLGDNAQRAAKCEVKFDGETGYEIQDGPYKHIGNDTYLKAYNRFIQPLTSMNLWPKSTLPAIEPPVITAMLGRPKKERRKAADEPKKKFGKGTRIGRQMRYFLCKTLGHNKKECPSTRNQGGSAGTSSIGDETRYDFRCCLVKKLARKTRLGQKMDEENKSTTHTFSTCGVHQQ